In the Anastrepha obliqua isolate idAnaObli1 chromosome 1, idAnaObli1_1.0, whole genome shotgun sequence genome, one interval contains:
- the LOC129250696 gene encoding phospholipase A1 VesT1.02 codes for MQLQELTVFALLFMASCELASTKFSYERGNCEILVTGAIREILMNEMRAQLDTSWRETRNKRLRYDLYTPRNPFKAQVLVPGDRDVLRTSYFNAKWPVRLSIHGWTGKSTSCSNAAIKDAYLSVGNFNVILFDWSAISMDISYGRISRQLSEIAKQLVEFTRFLHRETGITYESIYLVGHSAGAHIAGLAGKLLSPQRYGVIYALDPAGLVQLSLGEDKRLAPNDAIYTESIHTDITLLGNPSTKLSHAAFFVNWGLGQPHCPNATAAEFDFACDHFAALYYFVEAVRQPRAFGAAQCRRRSDSNGSSSSSSSATLMDQLSCGCTNGAAVVPIVAGECTATAFMGGEPAVPKNGTFYLSTRSKPPAFGFGETVRIRRAAPAKFLHSSFLNNKFINNILTKWHK; via the exons ATGCAGCTGCAAGAGTTAACAGTATTTGCATTGTTATTTATGGCTTCCTGTG AATTGGCTAGTACAAAATTCTCCTATGAACGCGGCAATTGTGAGATTTTGGTAACGGGTGCTATACGCGAGATTTTGATGAATGAAATGCGCGCTCAGCTGGACACATCGTGGCGTGAGACGAGAAACAAACGTCTGCGTTATGATCTTTACACACCACGGAATCCGTTCAAGGCACAAGTGTTGGTACCAGGCGATCGCGATGTGCTACGAACTTCATATTTCAATGCAAAGTGGCCGGTCAG ACTCTCTATTCACGGGTGGACCGGCAAGAGCACCTCCTGTTCGAATGCCGCAATTAAAGATGCCTACCTTTCGGTGGGTAATTTCAATGTGATACTATTCGATTGGAGCGCCATCTCAATGGACATCAGTTACGGACGCATTAGCCGGCAATTGTCGGAGATCGCTAAGCAATTGGTGGAATTCACGCGTTTTTTGCACCGTGAAACCGGCATCACCTACGAGTCCATCTACTTAGTGGGCCACAGCGCTGGTGCACACATCGCAGGCTTGGCTGGCAAACTACTCAGTCCACAACGTTACGGTGTCATCTATGCGCTCGACCCAGCCGGCCTAGTGCAATTGTCACTCGGCGAAGACAAACGTTTGGCACCTAACGATGCCATCTACACCGAATCAATACACACGGACATCACGCTGCTGGGCAATCCGAGCACGAAACTTAGCCATGCGGCATTCTTTGTCAATTGGGGTCTAGGCCAGCCACACTGTCCAAATGCGACGGCTGCAGAATTTGATTTCGCATGCGATCATTTTGCGGCCTTGTATTACTTTGTGGAAGCGGTGCGACAACCACGCGCCTTTGGTGCCGCACAATGCAGACGACGCAGCGATAGcaacggcagcagcagcagcagcagcagtgccACTTTGATGGACCAATTGAGTTGTGGCTGTACAAATGGTGCAGCAGTGGTGCCAATAGTGGCAGGTGAATGCACTGCGACCGCGTTCATGGGAGGTGAACCGGCTGTGCCAAAAAACGGCACCTTCTATCTGAGTACGCGTTCTAAGCCGCCAGCATTTGGTTTTGGCGAAACGGTGCGGATCAGACGTGCAGCGCCTGCCAAATTCTTGCACAGCAGCtttctgaataataaatttatcaacAATATATTGACCAAGTGGCACAAATGA